Proteins co-encoded in one Lynx canadensis isolate LIC74 chromosome C1, mLynCan4.pri.v2, whole genome shotgun sequence genomic window:
- the GUCA2A gene encoding guanylin isoform X1 codes for MNTFLLSALCLLGTWAVLAGGVTVQDGEFSFSLESVKKLKDLRELQEPSIRNRSKSGGPVVPKACSHQKFPEELKPLCKEPNAQEILRRLGPPGWSEGGNVFLPSRAGQRVLGSPGSGAWACLLHSPGWSFPADSVDSIN; via the exons ATGAATACCTTCCTGCTCTCTGCACTGTGCCTCCTCGGGACCTGGGCAGTCCTGGCAGGGGGAGTCACCGTACAG GATGGagagttctctttttctctggagtCAGTGAAGAAGCTCAAAGACCTTCGGGAGCTCCAGGAGCCCAGCATTCGGAACCGTAGTAAGAGTGGTGGGCCCGTGGTTCCCAAAGCCTGCAGCCACCAGAAGTTTCCCGAAGAACTCAAGCCTCTCTGCAAGGAGCCCAATGCCCAGGAGATCCTCCGGAGGTTGG GGCCGCCAGGATGGAGTGAGGGAGGAAATGTCTTCCTTCCATCTAGAGCTGGCCAGAGGGTCCTGGGGAGCCCAGGAAG CGGGGCCTGGGCATGCCTCTTACACTCTCCGGGCTGGAGTTTCCCTGCTGACTCTGTGGACAGCATCAACTGA
- the GUCA2B gene encoding guanylate cyclase activator 2B has product MRGRMASGLLSGMAVFLLVLLQGTQSVYIQYQGFQVQLESVKKLSNLEQQWLPNPRLQAQSLVPSVCHHPALPQDLQPICASREAASVFQALRTMANDDCELCVNVACTGCL; this is encoded by the exons ATGCGCGGCAGGATGGCGTCAGGACTCCTGTCCGGGATGGCTGTGTTCCTCCTGGTGCTCCTGCAGGGCACACAGTCAGTCTACATTCAG TACCAAGGCTTCCAGGTCCAGCTGGAATCAGTGAAGAAGCTGAGTAACCTGGAGCAGCAGTGGCTGCCCAACCCCCGCCTCCAGGCCCAGAGCCTCGTGCCCTCCGTGTGTCACCACCCGGCCCTGCCACAGGACCTCCAGCCCATCTGTGCATCCAGGGAAGCGGCCAGCGTCTTCCAGGCTTTGA GGACCATGGCTAATGACGACTGTGAGCTGTGTGTGAATGTCGCCTGTACCGGCTGCCTCTGA
- the GUCA2A gene encoding guanylin isoform X3, whose protein sequence is MNTFLLSALCLLGTWAVLAGGVTVQDGEFSFSLESVKKLKDLRELQEPSIRNRSKSGGPVVPKACSHQKFPEELKPLCKEPNAQEILRRLEAIAEDPDSCEICAFAACAGC, encoded by the exons ATGAATACCTTCCTGCTCTCTGCACTGTGCCTCCTCGGGACCTGGGCAGTCCTGGCAGGGGGAGTCACCGTACAG GATGGagagttctctttttctctggagtCAGTGAAGAAGCTCAAAGACCTTCGGGAGCTCCAGGAGCCCAGCATTCGGAACCGTAGTAAGAGTGGTGGGCCCGTGGTTCCCAAAGCCTGCAGCCACCAGAAGTTTCCCGAAGAACTCAAGCCTCTCTGCAAGGAGCCCAATGCCCAGGAGATCCTCCGGAGGTTGG AGGCCATCGCCGAGGACCCGGACTCGTGCGAGATCTGTGCCTTCGCTGCCTGTGCTGGATGCTAG
- the GUCA2A gene encoding guanylin isoform X2, with translation MNTFLLSALCLLGTWAVLAGGVTVQDGEFSFSLESVKKLKDLRELQEPSIRNRSKSGGPVVPKACSHQKFPEELKPLCKEPNAQEILRRLGPPGWSEGGNVFLPSRAGQRVLGSPGRSGT, from the exons ATGAATACCTTCCTGCTCTCTGCACTGTGCCTCCTCGGGACCTGGGCAGTCCTGGCAGGGGGAGTCACCGTACAG GATGGagagttctctttttctctggagtCAGTGAAGAAGCTCAAAGACCTTCGGGAGCTCCAGGAGCCCAGCATTCGGAACCGTAGTAAGAGTGGTGGGCCCGTGGTTCCCAAAGCCTGCAGCCACCAGAAGTTTCCCGAAGAACTCAAGCCTCTCTGCAAGGAGCCCAATGCCCAGGAGATCCTCCGGAGGTTGG GGCCGCCAGGATGGAGTGAGGGAGGAAATGTCTTCCTTCCATCTAGAGCTGGCCAGAGGGTCCTGGGGAGCCCAGGAAG ATCAGGAACATGA